A part of Melittangium boletus DSM 14713 genomic DNA contains:
- a CDS encoding Kelch repeat-containing protein: MAFDGSEMDGGWLTQRVMSFDVIDALDQPWTSEMEVVVPTTVHSVIDAGEWLEFVDASGVSLLRLHYPIARDAAGRSRVGRVHVQGVATSVGPLPTRHALVSPVLRIKTRIDPVGLLSPVLIASGWSSTAQQAKARILHTTTLLPSGRVLLVGGMDGNSVTQPVSELFDPDKGAWSATGSLIQARIDHAATLLPSGQVLITGGDSGSAPLSQSELYDPATGEWRTTGALAQSRSMLTATLMRDGRVLAVGGMSGSVVVDSVERYSPDTGLWTPVAALPQPSAEHSTVLLSNGRVLVTGGRGSSGNLASAQLYEPVTQSWSTAGSMAHERFAHSATVLPDGHVLVAGGNGDAGGLEFAELYDPRTRTWSPTGSLLQARFWFTATLLPDGKVQVVGGADPGFSPIESVEVYDPEQGTWSSAKPLSTGRYFHTATLLPTGRLLAIGGFGGVEPLATTEIQEPSPRAWNLTGVLAKGRGFHTATLLPDGRVLVVGGQDAGGAALASTQLYDPSKGTWVSLGSLSQARFKHSALLLPNGKVLVAGGEDEQRTALTSAELYDPILGVWEKTGTLKEARGGHVMTLLANGKVLVAGGRRGTQTLASTELYAPATGDWSIAAPLQQARMNHTATRLLDGRVLVGGGSDSGSNALSSAEIYDPRVNRWTATRALGDARASHTATVLPDGRVLLAGGRGLTRVLSSCELYDPVTDTWMRTEPLGQARAYSTASVLPTGGVLLLGGEDDTASFASSEVYDPASGRWHQTAIAAEARASHTATLLPDGRILGVGGRDGSRTLASCVLYEAEKGRDGQRPMIESIHPSLGLAERSSITLSGTRFRGISEASGGNVSSSPTDFPYVTLVDLSEGHLRTLPGHHSSDTSVTAALPDLPEGHYVLFVTANAVSAGMVLSTTGLADASPETRLDSGPPSVSNQTDATFTFSSPSPDAQFECRLDGGFFEACRSPLLLVGLSAGSHTFDVRARDAAGKVDPTASRHLWIIDLSLPETMLLSTPSNPTLETTALFTFGSSKAGSSFECELDGKGFSPCTSPVRLADLFPGTHTFAVQAIDTLGSRDPSPARHTWTINVAPEEPDIVEPGGDGGDKPVKNCGCGASGVNAMFFLCGLPLFRRRKAR; this comes from the coding sequence ATGGCGTTCGATGGTTCGGAGATGGACGGAGGTTGGCTGACCCAGCGTGTGATGTCTTTTGATGTCATCGACGCGCTGGACCAACCCTGGACCTCGGAGATGGAGGTCGTGGTGCCCACCACCGTTCACTCCGTGATCGATGCGGGTGAATGGTTGGAGTTCGTGGATGCGTCGGGCGTTAGTCTGCTGCGCTTGCACTATCCCATCGCCCGCGATGCGGCGGGGCGTAGCCGTGTGGGGCGTGTTCATGTCCAAGGGGTGGCGACCTCCGTGGGCCCGCTCCCCACACGTCATGCCCTGGTTTCGCCCGTTCTGCGCATCAAGACACGGATCGATCCGGTTGGCTTGCTTTCTCCCGTGCTCATCGCCTCGGGCTGGAGTTCCACGGCACAGCAGGCCAAGGCCCGAATCCTCCATACCACGACCCTGCTGCCTTCCGGCCGGGTGCTCCTGGTGGGTGGCATGGATGGGAACTCCGTGACCCAACCCGTCTCGGAGCTCTTCGACCCGGACAAGGGCGCTTGGTCGGCCACGGGCTCGCTGATTCAAGCCCGCATCGATCACGCCGCGACGCTTCTGCCCTCAGGTCAAGTGCTCATCACGGGAGGAGACAGTGGCTCCGCTCCGCTCAGTCAATCCGAGTTGTACGATCCGGCCACGGGTGAGTGGAGAACGACGGGAGCGCTCGCGCAATCCCGTTCCATGCTGACGGCGACGCTCATGCGTGACGGTCGGGTGCTCGCCGTCGGCGGGATGAGTGGGAGCGTCGTGGTCGACTCCGTGGAGCGCTATTCGCCAGACACCGGTCTCTGGACCCCCGTCGCCGCGCTCCCCCAGCCGAGCGCCGAGCACAGCACGGTCCTTCTTTCCAACGGACGCGTGCTCGTGACAGGTGGGCGTGGCTCCTCGGGCAACCTAGCCTCCGCCCAGCTCTATGAGCCCGTCACCCAATCATGGTCCACCGCCGGAAGCATGGCACATGAACGATTCGCGCATAGCGCCACCGTGCTTCCGGATGGACATGTCCTGGTCGCTGGAGGCAACGGCGATGCAGGTGGGCTCGAGTTCGCCGAACTCTATGATCCACGCACGAGGACGTGGTCTCCCACGGGCTCACTCCTCCAGGCGCGCTTCTGGTTCACCGCGACCCTGTTGCCCGATGGGAAGGTGCAGGTGGTGGGGGGGGCGGATCCAGGCTTCTCTCCCATCGAGTCCGTGGAGGTCTATGATCCGGAGCAGGGGACCTGGAGCTCCGCGAAGCCACTGTCGACGGGCCGCTACTTTCATACGGCGACCCTCCTGCCCACGGGAAGACTCCTCGCCATCGGCGGTTTCGGTGGAGTCGAGCCCCTCGCTACGACTGAAATCCAGGAGCCCTCTCCTCGCGCCTGGAATTTGACCGGGGTGCTCGCCAAGGGCCGTGGCTTTCACACCGCGACGCTGCTACCCGATGGAAGAGTATTGGTCGTGGGTGGACAGGATGCCGGAGGGGCCGCTCTTGCCTCCACGCAACTCTACGACCCCAGCAAGGGCACGTGGGTTTCCCTTGGATCCCTCTCTCAGGCTCGCTTCAAACACAGCGCTCTCTTGCTTCCCAACGGGAAGGTGCTCGTCGCGGGAGGCGAAGACGAGCAAAGAACAGCGCTTACCTCCGCCGAATTGTATGATCCCATCCTCGGCGTGTGGGAGAAGACGGGCACACTTAAGGAGGCTCGTGGTGGGCATGTCATGACCCTGCTCGCCAACGGGAAGGTGCTTGTCGCTGGGGGTCGTCGGGGTACTCAAACCCTGGCCTCCACCGAACTCTATGCGCCCGCGACTGGCGATTGGTCGATCGCGGCCCCGCTTCAACAGGCTCGGATGAATCATACCGCCACGCGCCTGCTAGATGGGCGGGTGCTCGTGGGTGGAGGGAGCGACTCCGGTTCCAATGCCCTGTCGTCTGCGGAAATCTACGATCCCCGGGTGAATCGGTGGACGGCGACTCGTGCCCTCGGGGATGCGAGAGCTTCGCATACGGCAACGGTCCTGCCTGACGGACGGGTGCTTCTGGCCGGCGGCCGGGGTCTGACCCGTGTACTCAGCAGCTGCGAACTGTATGACCCGGTGACGGACACCTGGATGCGCACCGAGCCCCTTGGGCAGGCCCGTGCGTATTCCACCGCCAGCGTGCTACCCACGGGGGGCGTCCTCCTCCTCGGAGGCGAGGATGATACGGCGTCTTTTGCCTCCTCGGAGGTGTATGACCCGGCGAGTGGACGATGGCACCAGACGGCCATCGCAGCCGAGGCGCGTGCTTCACACACCGCTACCCTCCTTCCCGATGGGAGGATTCTTGGGGTGGGTGGACGGGATGGCTCCCGCACACTCGCGTCATGCGTGTTGTACGAAGCGGAGAAGGGCCGTGATGGGCAACGGCCCATGATTGAGTCCATTCACCCAAGCCTCGGCTTGGCGGAGCGATCGAGCATCACGCTCTCGGGGACTCGCTTTCGCGGTATTTCCGAAGCGAGTGGGGGAAACGTCAGTTCGTCGCCGACGGATTTTCCTTACGTGACCCTCGTGGATCTCTCGGAGGGGCACCTCCGCACCCTCCCAGGCCATCATTCCTCGGACACCTCCGTCACCGCAGCCCTGCCGGACTTGCCCGAGGGCCATTATGTGTTGTTCGTGACGGCCAATGCGGTCTCTGCGGGGATGGTCTTGTCAACCACGGGCTTGGCGGACGCGTCACCGGAGACACGTCTTGATTCCGGCCCGCCGTCGGTATCCAATCAGACAGACGCGACCTTTACCTTCTCGTCCCCTTCGCCGGATGCTCAGTTCGAATGTCGGCTGGATGGGGGCTTTTTCGAGGCCTGCCGTTCACCCCTGCTGCTCGTCGGCCTCTCCGCAGGTTCTCATACATTCGACGTGCGTGCCCGCGATGCTGCGGGGAAGGTCGATCCGACAGCTAGCCGTCATCTCTGGATCATTGATTTGTCGCTCCCCGAGACGATGCTCCTCTCCACGCCGAGCAATCCTACTCTTGAGACGACGGCGCTCTTCACCTTCGGCTCCAGCAAAGCCGGGTCGTCCTTCGAGTGTGAGCTTGACGGCAAGGGCTTCTCGCCGTGCACCTCGCCCGTTCGCCTCGCCGACTTGTTCCCCGGGACTCACACCTTCGCCGTTCAAGCCATCGACACCCTGGGAAGCAGGGATCCCTCTCCCGCGCGTCACACCTGGACCATCAACGTGGCTCCGGAAGAGCCCGACATCGTCGAGCCAGGTGGTGACGGCGGTGATAAGCCCGTCAAGAACTGCGGCTGTGGCGCGAGTGGTGTGAACGCGATGTTCTTCCTCTGCGGACTGCCCTTGTTCAGGAGGCGCAAGGCCCGGTGA
- a CDS encoding ferritin-like domain-containing protein: MANANADVETLNSFLRGELSAVETYRQAIDHVENERIRDQLQDCMQDHEQRVSSIRERITKLGGTPSDSSGLWGTFAQLVQAGADALGEKAAVQALEQGEDRGLADYQRDIDKLHGDARRFGRMVLLPAQKQTHERVRLLKKTYH, encoded by the coding sequence ATGGCGAACGCGAACGCCGACGTCGAAACGCTCAATTCCTTCCTGCGTGGAGAGCTGTCCGCGGTGGAGACCTACCGGCAGGCCATCGACCACGTCGAGAACGAGCGGATCCGCGACCAGTTGCAGGACTGCATGCAGGACCACGAGCAACGCGTGTCCTCCATCCGCGAGCGCATCACGAAGCTCGGAGGGACGCCTTCCGATAGCTCCGGCCTGTGGGGCACCTTCGCGCAGCTCGTCCAGGCGGGCGCGGACGCTCTCGGGGAGAAGGCCGCCGTGCAGGCCCTCGAGCAGGGCGAGGACCGTGGACTCGCCGACTATCAGCGCGACATCGACAAGCTGCACGGTGACGCCCGCCGCTTCGGCCGCATGGTGCTCCTGCCCGCGCAGAAGCAGACCCACGAGCGCGTGCGGCTGCTCAAGAAGACGTACCACTGA
- a CDS encoding Hint domain-containing protein, which yields MKSRVQCAVLFSLLALGLVQAGCQGSSNGGNSKQELTQTGLVDGDIKHMTSLALTNGGKLKMDLSDPVQYRFVTARLAASGKTRQNSPQFFSMLDGMVKRHAAVKEGAKVQSGPNTPPRDHIYAKIERPTNETFRVTAFATIEDGADYNFVDIVAWNEAGNVQMSDYGWGEEYSDGRRLIAAASGSVGTTAAVFIKVDSLNIISVAGVEESYYLLESAIIPKAEPGGELIHPRDATGDGLVHLCLDRNYTDCDYPLIGQRVIRFPIKGSIIFATDVERVYTDPAYSFVKVSGQRGGTQQGLSTGIPFGHFVTIDDTDKRKIKWDLAQVDFPSLPFAPNSYVEFILSVKVKLKRGAAGTDAAMVISSLPKGFADTSTTAMPSAKIMRISYSCLAKGTKIQLSSNKTAKIEEIGRQTLVKSDVSGLELPVADVSVGIERIPMVHITDDAGRELLMTKTHPLMTPDKGAVWAGELAVGSKVLTDTGVSTLVKVDQEMYSDNVYNLKLDRGQGKEAAKGSTMFANGFLVGDLAMQKAYEFKNEKDLRADVLLRLPKAWHADYTNSLKVASRR from the coding sequence ATGAAATCCAGGGTTCAATGCGCGGTGCTGTTTTCGTTGTTGGCGCTGGGCCTCGTTCAGGCGGGCTGCCAGGGCTCGAGCAATGGGGGAAACAGCAAGCAGGAGTTGACGCAGACGGGGCTTGTTGATGGCGATATCAAGCACATGACGAGCCTGGCGCTCACGAACGGTGGAAAGCTGAAGATGGATCTGTCGGATCCAGTCCAGTACCGTTTCGTCACCGCGCGCCTCGCGGCTTCGGGAAAGACGCGTCAGAACTCTCCCCAGTTCTTCTCCATGCTCGATGGAATGGTGAAGCGGCATGCCGCCGTGAAGGAGGGGGCCAAGGTTCAGTCGGGGCCTAACACTCCGCCGCGGGATCACATCTACGCGAAGATCGAGCGGCCCACCAACGAGACCTTCCGGGTCACCGCGTTCGCGACCATCGAGGATGGCGCCGATTACAATTTCGTGGACATCGTCGCGTGGAATGAAGCTGGCAACGTGCAGATGTCGGATTACGGCTGGGGCGAGGAGTACTCGGATGGCCGACGCCTGATCGCGGCGGCATCGGGGAGCGTGGGGACCACGGCTGCGGTGTTCATCAAGGTGGATTCCCTCAACATCATCTCCGTGGCGGGCGTGGAGGAGTCGTACTATCTGCTCGAGAGCGCGATCATCCCTAAGGCCGAGCCCGGTGGTGAGCTGATCCATCCCAGGGACGCGACGGGCGATGGACTCGTTCATCTCTGCCTCGACCGGAACTACACGGACTGTGATTACCCGCTCATCGGGCAGCGGGTCATCCGGTTTCCCATAAAGGGGAGCATCATCTTCGCCACGGACGTGGAGCGCGTCTATACGGACCCTGCGTACTCGTTCGTGAAGGTCTCGGGTCAGCGAGGTGGTACACAGCAGGGCCTATCGACGGGCATCCCCTTCGGACATTTTGTTACCATCGACGACACCGACAAGCGCAAGATCAAGTGGGACCTCGCTCAGGTCGACTTCCCCAGTCTGCCTTTCGCGCCGAACTCCTACGTGGAGTTCATCCTGTCCGTGAAGGTGAAGCTCAAGCGCGGTGCGGCTGGTACGGATGCCGCCATGGTCATCTCCTCGCTGCCCAAGGGCTTCGCCGACACCTCCACGACCGCCATGCCGTCGGCCAAGATCATGAGGATCAGCTACAGCTGTCTGGCGAAGGGGACCAAGATCCAACTGTCCTCCAACAAGACGGCTAAGATCGAGGAGATTGGTCGTCAGACGCTGGTGAAGTCCGATGTCTCCGGACTTGAGCTGCCCGTGGCGGACGTCTCGGTGGGTATCGAGCGCATCCCGATGGTGCATATCACCGACGACGCCGGCCGTGAGTTGCTGATGACCAAGACCCATCCCCTCATGACGCCCGACAAGGGCGCGGTCTGGGCCGGGGAACTGGCCGTGGGAAGCAAGGTCCTGACTGACACGGGGGTGAGCACCCTGGTGAAGGTCGATCAGGAGATGTACAGCGACAATGTGTACAACCTGAAACTCGATCGCGGCCAGGGCAAGGAAGCCGCCAAGGGCAGCACGATGTTCGCCAACGGCTTCCTGGTGGGAGACCTCGCGATGCAGAAGGCCTACGAGTTCAAGAACGAGAAGGATCTGCGCGCGGATGTCCTCTTGCGCCTCCCCAAGGCGTGGCACGCCGACTACACCAACAGCCTGAAGGTCGCGTCCCGTCGTTGA
- a CDS encoding MarR family winged helix-turn-helix transcriptional regulator, protein METEDVRTVMDAIRRIVRLLRVSARASEGLVGISGAQLFVLQQLAEAGTCSINELAERTFTHQSSVSVVVRRLIERGLVSRRPSAVDGRRVEVSLTPEGHALLRDAPPMAQARLISGLRKLEPARRAALAEGLATLVRELGLDAEAAPLFFEDEAPPRRHQGKRHHEET, encoded by the coding sequence GTGGAGACGGAGGACGTCCGGACGGTGATGGACGCCATCCGGCGCATCGTGCGGCTGCTGCGCGTGTCCGCCCGTGCCTCCGAGGGGCTTGTCGGCATCAGTGGCGCCCAGCTCTTCGTGCTCCAACAACTCGCCGAGGCAGGGACCTGCTCCATCAACGAACTGGCCGAGCGCACCTTCACGCACCAGAGCTCGGTCTCGGTGGTGGTGCGCCGGCTCATCGAGAGAGGGCTCGTCTCCCGGCGGCCCTCGGCGGTGGACGGGCGGCGGGTGGAGGTCTCCCTGACGCCCGAGGGCCACGCACTGCTTCGGGACGCTCCACCCATGGCCCAGGCCCGGCTCATCTCCGGGTTGCGGAAGCTGGAGCCCGCGAGGCGCGCCGCGCTCGCCGAGGGACTCGCCACGCTGGTGCGCGAGCTCGGCCTGGACGCGGAAGCCGCTCCGCTCTTTTTCGAGGACGAGGCGCCCCCACGGCGCCACCAAGGGAAACGACACCATGAAGAAACCTGA
- a CDS encoding DUF4442 domain-containing protein — protein MSTHDMSMLHNLTRSLNQLATSETLRRAWSLLRHAPGGGVLMGQLIGGLAPYSGTIRPEVLVLEEGYVRVRMRDRRAVRNHLRSVHAIALMNLGEVATGMAVLSSLGEGMRGIITHLEMDYLKKARGSITAECRAPITTDGERREYDVQADLTDDAGEVVARARARWLIGPAMH, from the coding sequence ATGTCCACTCACGACATGTCCATGCTCCACAACCTGACCCGCTCCCTGAACCAGCTCGCCACCTCCGAGACCCTGCGCCGCGCGTGGAGCCTGCTGCGCCACGCTCCCGGAGGAGGCGTGCTGATGGGCCAGCTCATCGGCGGCCTCGCGCCCTACTCGGGCACCATCCGCCCCGAGGTGCTCGTCCTGGAAGAGGGCTACGTGCGCGTGCGCATGCGCGACCGGCGCGCGGTGCGCAACCACCTGCGCTCGGTGCACGCCATCGCGTTGATGAACCTGGGCGAGGTGGCCACCGGCATGGCGGTGCTGTCCTCCCTGGGCGAGGGCATGCGCGGCATCATCACCCACCTGGAGATGGACTACCTGAAGAAGGCCCGGGGCTCCATCACCGCCGAGTGCCGCGCCCCCATCACCACGGATGGCGAGCGGCGCGAGTACGACGTCCAGGCGGATCTCACCGATGACGCCGGCGAGGTGGTGGCCCGGGCGCGTGCGCGCTGGCTCATCGGCCCCGCCATGCACTGA
- a CDS encoding chloride channel protein, giving the protein MKKPDLTSVSEGIGGRETLPVAPSLGPTLENEPRAPLTQGPMDGRVVLISGLCILIAIAAGLVARLLGALIALITNLAFYSRLSLHEVSPAEHARGLWVLVIPVLGALVVGVMARYGSKAIRGHGIPEAMEQVLLNRSRIPLRVTFLKPLSAAVAIGTGGPFGAEGPIIATGGALGSFFGQVLRVTADERKVLLAAGAGAGMAATFGAPVSAVLLAIELLLFEFRPRSVIPVALATSTATAVRMAFIGGAPAFNMPDVAAPGGGALAFYIGMGALIGVASVIATRAVYRIEDAFEKLPIHWMWWPALGALAVGGVGYFEPRTLGVGYTNIEAIISGHLVGTAALVFCLLKFTSWSIALGSGTSGGTLAPLFTIGGGLGSALGALAVWWVPGLGVDVRIAALVGMAAIFAGASRALLASVVFAFETTRQPMGLLPLLGGCAAAYLVSSLLMRHSIMTEKLVRRGARVPFEYSADVLANTLVSAQGLRPVVTLAADDTVAMAREWLARGGEGTRHQGFPVVDGAGRLVGVITRREVLEAEPVEGRRVRELVRMPPAVVFADSTLREAADHMVREGVGRLPVVKREAPWTVVGILTRSDLLSAHRRRLEEAHHAEPGLARPRSPMPS; this is encoded by the coding sequence ATGAAGAAACCTGACCTGACCTCGGTCTCCGAGGGCATCGGCGGCCGTGAGACCCTGCCGGTCGCGCCCTCCCTGGGGCCCACCTTGGAGAACGAGCCGCGAGCACCGCTGACGCAGGGGCCGATGGATGGCCGCGTGGTGCTCATCAGTGGCCTGTGTATCCTGATCGCCATCGCCGCGGGACTGGTGGCCCGGTTGCTCGGCGCGCTCATCGCGCTCATCACGAACCTGGCCTTCTACAGTCGGCTCTCCCTCCACGAGGTGTCGCCGGCGGAGCACGCGCGCGGGCTCTGGGTGCTCGTCATTCCCGTCCTCGGCGCGCTCGTGGTGGGGGTGATGGCGCGCTATGGCTCCAAGGCCATCCGCGGCCACGGCATTCCCGAGGCGATGGAGCAGGTGCTGCTCAACCGCAGCCGGATTCCGCTCCGGGTGACGTTCCTCAAGCCCTTGTCGGCGGCGGTGGCCATTGGCACGGGCGGTCCCTTTGGTGCCGAGGGTCCCATCATCGCCACCGGCGGTGCGCTGGGCTCGTTCTTCGGGCAGGTGCTGAGGGTGACGGCGGATGAGCGCAAGGTGTTATTGGCGGCGGGCGCGGGAGCCGGCATGGCGGCCACCTTTGGCGCGCCCGTGTCGGCGGTGCTGCTCGCCATCGAGCTGTTGCTCTTCGAGTTCCGCCCGCGCTCGGTCATCCCGGTGGCGCTGGCCACCTCGACGGCCACCGCGGTGCGCATGGCCTTCATCGGGGGGGCTCCTGCCTTCAACATGCCGGACGTGGCGGCCCCGGGCGGAGGCGCACTGGCCTTCTACATCGGCATGGGCGCGCTGATAGGCGTGGCCTCCGTCATCGCCACGCGGGCCGTGTACCGCATCGAGGACGCCTTCGAGAAGCTGCCCATCCATTGGATGTGGTGGCCGGCGCTCGGAGCCCTCGCCGTGGGCGGCGTGGGCTACTTCGAGCCGCGCACGCTGGGGGTGGGCTACACCAACATCGAGGCCATCATCTCCGGCCATCTGGTGGGCACGGCGGCGCTCGTCTTCTGCCTGCTGAAGTTCACCTCGTGGTCCATCGCGCTGGGCAGTGGCACCTCGGGCGGTACGCTGGCGCCCCTCTTCACCATCGGCGGCGGGCTGGGCTCGGCGCTGGGCGCGCTGGCGGTGTGGTGGGTGCCAGGACTGGGCGTGGACGTGCGCATCGCGGCGCTGGTGGGCATGGCGGCCATCTTCGCGGGCGCCTCTCGCGCGCTGCTGGCCTCGGTGGTGTTCGCCTTCGAGACGACGCGCCAGCCCATGGGCTTGCTGCCCCTGTTGGGCGGCTGCGCGGCGGCCTACCTCGTGTCCTCGCTGCTCATGCGTCACTCCATCATGACGGAGAAGCTGGTGCGGCGTGGGGCGAGGGTGCCCTTCGAGTACTCGGCGGACGTGTTGGCCAACACGTTGGTGAGCGCGCAGGGGCTGCGGCCGGTGGTGACGCTCGCGGCGGATGACACCGTGGCCATGGCTCGGGAATGGCTCGCTCGTGGAGGCGAGGGCACGCGGCACCAGGGCTTCCCGGTGGTGGATGGCGCGGGGCGGCTGGTGGGGGTCATCACCCGGCGCGAAGTGCTGGAGGCCGAGCCGGTGGAGGGACGGCGCGTCCGGGAGCTTGTCCGCATGCCTCCGGCGGTCGTCTTCGCGGACAGCACCCTGCGCGAGGCGGCGGACCACATGGTGCGCGAGGGCGTGGGGCGGCTGCCGGTGGTGAAGCGGGAGGCGCCGTGGACGGTGGTGGGCATCCTCACGCGGAGCGATCTGCTGTCCGCGCACCGGCGGCGGCTGGAGGAGGCGCACCACGCCGAGCCGGGTCTCGCTCGTCCGCGAAGTCCGATGCCGTCCTGA
- a CDS encoding SDR family NAD(P)-dependent oxidoreductase: MEFELRNRRALVTGSTAGIGFAIARGLAAEGAHVVINGRKKDSVEKALARIRAEVPGAQVEGVASDATTAEGAQALFSRVPSVDILVNNLGIFEPKPFFEIPDADWTRFFEANVLSGVRFARHYAPGMRERAWGRILFISSESALNIPQEMIHYGMTKTAQLSVSRGLAIELAQTGVTVNAVLPGPTKTEGVQEFLASLAKSKGETVEQAEADFFRTARPGSLLRRFATPDEVANLAIYLCSARASATTGAALRVDGGLVNSIS; the protein is encoded by the coding sequence ATGGAATTCGAACTGCGCAACCGCCGGGCCCTCGTGACGGGCTCCACCGCTGGAATCGGCTTCGCCATCGCACGGGGGCTGGCCGCCGAAGGCGCTCATGTGGTGATCAACGGGCGCAAGAAGGACTCGGTGGAGAAGGCGCTCGCGCGCATCCGCGCGGAGGTGCCCGGCGCCCAGGTGGAGGGCGTGGCCTCGGACGCCACCACGGCCGAGGGCGCCCAGGCCCTCTTCTCGCGCGTGCCCTCGGTGGACATCCTCGTGAACAACCTGGGCATCTTCGAGCCCAAGCCCTTCTTCGAGATTCCCGACGCCGACTGGACGCGCTTCTTCGAGGCCAACGTGCTCAGTGGCGTGCGCTTCGCGCGGCACTACGCCCCCGGCATGCGCGAGCGCGCCTGGGGCCGCATCCTCTTCATCTCCAGCGAGTCCGCGCTCAACATCCCCCAGGAGATGATCCACTACGGAATGACGAAGACGGCGCAGTTGAGCGTGTCGCGGGGACTCGCCATCGAGCTGGCGCAGACGGGGGTGACGGTGAACGCCGTGCTGCCCGGGCCCACGAAGACCGAGGGCGTGCAGGAGTTCCTGGCCAGCCTCGCCAAGAGCAAGGGAGAGACGGTGGAGCAGGCCGAGGCGGACTTCTTCCGGACGGCGCGCCCCGGCTCGCTCCTGCGCCGCTTCGCCACGCCCGACGAGGTGGCGAACCTGGCCATCTACCTGTGCAGCGCGCGGGCCTCGGCCACCACCGGCGCCGCGCTCCGCGTGGACGGCGGTCTCGTCAACAGCATCAGTTGA